A window of Eucalyptus grandis isolate ANBG69807.140 chromosome 4, ASM1654582v1, whole genome shotgun sequence genomic DNA:
TTGCTGGGCCATTCTCAAATCGAAGCACCAAAGTGAAGAAAGATAATAGTACGAGGAATAAACCGAATAAAGTAGAAATATGAGAACCGAGATGCGTTTCAGCCAGGTTGGAACTCTTCTTGCCAAAAACAAGTGACCTACTTCTCATCCTAGGAGTGAGCAGGTATGATAGAGTCCCCCTCTGTCTGTCTCTCCGAGTTTCTACTCCTAAGTAGGAAAGATGGTAATAGAAGAACCTTTTAGCCCACTGGGATAGTCCTACGTTGGTTACGTTGTACTCTAGTCTTTCTGGGCCAATCAATCCTTCCCTTCTTTCCCCAAAGTTCGTGTTTCAGAGTTCTTTCAAATCAGCAGGGCAGTAAGTAGGTTAATTACTAGTACCTGCTCTTTGTCCCGATTGAGTGGAGTAAGGAGAAAGTGGGGCCTGTACCAATGTTTTAACTGCCATATCTGTCCCATTTGTTAATGCTTAATAAGATTGAGAACTAGTAGGTGGGGATTTTCATTTTGATCGGGTATTTGTCCTATAAGAGGAGGTCGTCTTAGATCAGAATATAACTGGTTTGAATCCGTAGAAAGAACTCAAAACTCAATCAAAAAcagaaagaagagaagcagaAGGGGGAAGGTCTGAGGAAGTCAGTGATTGCCGGGTCCGCAGCTGGGGAAGAAGCCGAAGGTGCGAAGAGAGCACCAAAGGGCCAGGGGGATGCACCATTATCCGGGGCATGGTCTCATTAGCTCTATTACAAAACTTGCTTTTTCGGCAACCATATATCATACTCGGAAGGAGCGGTACTTTCGAGCCCAAATTTCAAAACAGAGAAAGCTAATCAAGTCAAACCAAAGACGCAAGGGTGAGCCTCAATGTATTTAAGCCTGCCAAGAAAGGATCTAGTATGGTATAACTCCGGTCCATGTAATCGCACTCCGTTTTAGCTATCAGATCATGTGGACTCAAGCGAAGCCCCGCCAATTGGTCGTTGAGACGGAGTTGGCTCTCATACCCCGGGTGCATAATCAAACATCCGAACATCCACACTCAAgcaaatgaaaacaaaatatcAAACGAACTTAAGGAGACTAAAGTTCTGAGCATTATCACAATATCTTCTCATTTAGAATGGAACATTTCCTGAAATTTACAGTGACAAACATTTATCGGAGAAAAACCAgggatgatttttttctttgaaaataaaaaccatgAACCCAGTCCATTGTGTTGATGAATGATGCCTCATCCGATAAATTTACATTGCCACTGGATCGACAATGAAAACTCTTGCTTGAGCAGTCAGATCTCATTATCTCTTCGACTTCTTGGACTTCTTCCCATTCTTGTTACCCAggtatttttcaatttcttcctcaccttcatctcctcctgcctttcttctcttcctgccaccactttctttcattttctgcaAAGTCCAAGAACTGTAAACTCAGCATCATCTCTATCTAAAAGGACACGCCATGGAGGCTTCACTTGATATTTAACTCTGCGGGATTGACCAAAAATTGCCCAAACCACTGCTGTATACTTAAAAATGCTAATCATCACTATGTAATTTCGGATATTGTTTTACCACAACATAGAAAAGCTGCCCACTCATTGCATATAAACAGAATTGAGGGTCTAGGCCTCTTGGAGCATCTGCTCACGCCATCAGATCACAACAATATCCCCCTCCCCCCATTTTACTGCAGCTGGGCAATTACTATGGCAATAGGCTCCTAGGGTGGCCCAAGAAAGTTTCCCTCGTTGACAATCAAGCCCATCAACATGTTTCCTAAGGCTTCGTTTTGTGTTGTGTCTTACTCAGCTTAACCCTGGTTTAAATTGGACATGAATACTTCACTAAAGCATTGATGTGCATTTCAGTTGAATATATGTCCTAGCAACCACACACATGCACACGCGCACAGAGATATATAGGGACAAAGCAATACCATCTGTGATATTCTTTTGGCCTCAGTAACACGTTCCAGCAATAGCAATACTTCCTCCTCTTGAGCAGGGAACTCGGGTAGCTTTTTACCTGATGTAAATCTTTCGATTAGTCTAACGAAAAGCCATAAAACTGTAAAGCTTTTCTAGACATAAAAGTATATCTTCCTCACCAATCAGCTTTTCTATTTGTATATACCACTCCAACTCGTACTGGTTCACCAGTGAGATAGCAACACCAGATCGTCCTGCTCGAGCAGTTCTTCCCACTCGATGTATATAATCCTACCATAAAAAGTTGAATCAGAAAAGCACAGATAATTGAGAGAATGCAACTGTGATCCACTTTACCCCATCAGCCAATGCCAAAACAAAATATCCCAGGTCCACAAAGCTAGACATAAACGAGTTATGTGCGTTTCGTCCCTGGGGCTGGGGTATCATGCCATTTACGGTTAAAGATGGTGTCCTGGAAAACCAGCTAGCTAATCAAGCCTAGATTGGACCTCTGGGTATTGGCTGCCAAAGCTGCAGATGCTCGGATTTATGCTACATTAGTATACTTTATTATAACTTTGCTTCTCTAACTGGGTTTAGTATTTGTGGCTATGAAAAGCAATACCCAGAGAAGAAAATTTGTCCATCTTATCCAGGTGGCACGAAAAAGAATGGGCTCAGTAGGTCTACAAAAACTAAACATCTAAAACCACCAAAAGTAGTGCAGAGCCTTACCTTAGAAGATGATGGGATGTCATAATTGATAACCATGTCCACTGCCGGAATATCGAGTCCTCTACTTGCAACATCAGTGCAGATCAAAATATTGCATTCTCGTGCTTTAAACTTATTCAAAGCTCCAAGCCTCTTGGACTGCCATGAAAAATTGGATGACCAAAGATCAGCACATACCTTCCAAATGTGGTTTGCTATGAGCTGATAAAAATgtgctcagagagagagagagagagagattatgccTGGTTCATTTGACCACTGATTGGAATTGCCCTTAGTCCGAGATTTCGAAGAATTAAGGACAAAACTTGAGTTGAATCACATGTTCGAGTGAAAACCATTGTCGTACTTTCAGCCATCACAGTGAGAATATAAACAAGATAGCAATCCTGTACAATAGCAAACAAAATGTTTGACTAAGAGGAATCAAATCAACAGAACAGAGAAAACCTACTTCAACAGTTTCAATATAAAGTACCTACAATGTCTTGAAGTGATAAATACAATTAACCTAGAATGTTACTCCACATAATAGAATTAGAGCCAgatctttatttttctaaagtTTCCTCAGTGCCCCAACATAACTGCAACTACAACCacaacaaaaatgaacaaagccTTTTCCCAGTAAGTGGGTTGGCCACATTAATCACATTCTTTCCTATGTCATGTCCCTCATGATATACAAGCAGTGCATCTTTCTTGAAGAATTCATCCACGTTTTTTATGATGTTTGGCACATTCTCACAATATAACATATGCAGATATTGGATGCACCATCAGGGCTAGCTTCATTGTGTACACAAGCAGTAGAAAGGGTGGCAGGCAGGCTCAGTAAACATCTCACGCAAATAGGCCCACAGTTGAAAGGACAATACCTTGTACTTGGCAGGAACAAAGCGATACTGCTGCTTCAGTGTATCAACAGTGGAATATTTAGATGCAGCTTCAATCTGAAAGTAAAAAGAGATTTGCACAAGTGCAGGATTAGAATACTGCAATAATAGAATCTAGATGATAATTATACAGATTTTAATGATATTGGAATTGCTAACGATACCTTCACAGGGTTCCTCAAACAGGCCCTCTGTAGCTTCTTAACCTGAAAATTAAAAGCATATATAAGATGATATTCCAAGCAGGTCCATCAAGCTGTCATCTTCTAGACTAAAAGAACTGAAATTCTCTTTTGAATAGGCACCAAAAGGATATCCAACCATCACATCAGCAACTTTTAATCATACTAAGTAGAAGTTGCGATGGCTTGGTTGAGAAAGACTAACACGCCAACAGCATTAAAGAACTTTGAAAGTAACGATCACGGTATTTTGCCTAACTCTATGACCTACTTAAGTCCCCATTACTGTCACTCGAGCCAAGATAAGTGTGTaataaaacagaaaagaaaaagaaaaggttaaatCTGTCTCAGagcaaagaaaaaggtaaatttCTTACTAAGGGTGTTTTAAAAGAAACTCAATGCCCAAAGTTCCTTCAACAAAAATCTAAGGAGATTGGAAAGATTCATGCCATGGCAATGTTATTTGAACTACTTCTTTTAATGATAAAACAAATATCCCTATTAAATGGCACCACGGAATTGCCAAGCCTATGTACTTCACAACATCTTTACCTTTTTCGTCATAGTGGCAGAAAATAGATATGTCCTCCTTTCACGTGGTATAGCATTCAGAATTTCATCAATGGACTTCTCAAAATCCTCATTTAGCAACCTGTCAGCCTCATCTAGTACCTGTTTGAAGAGCAGATGTTGCATCACTGTCAGCATCAGCATTACAAGTAGTAATCATGTTGCAGTCTAGAATGACTCCAAATCACCAGGGACTGTAAATGCTTGTCAAGTTAGAATAAGAACTCAAAACTCGCCTCGCCTCCTCAAGGATTTCTGATTAGAAGTTTGTGTAAGGGTCTAGGTACACCCTAAATATTAAATGCAATTTGCTTCTAAAGTAGTCCATACATACCATGGTCACCTCAAATCACTAGACTTATAATTTCTACCAACATACTGCCTTTAATAAGTTCTCTCTAATGATCGCATCCAATCTCTCCGCAACAGTGCACTAGGCACAATGTTATATGATTTCTTAGAAGCGTGAAGCGTGAAATATAGCCTAGTCTAAATTTTGAACCAGAGAAAAGCTCAGGcagaattttttaatctttgacTTAGTATGAATAAATTGATGGAACATTTTCCCGCAAGCATCAAACATACAGAATGTTATAAACCACATCATAAACTTTTTTGCATGGCCCACGCTGTACAAATTGCCTACCAAATATTTCAACATGCGAAGAGAAAAGCCTTTGGTGTTGGACAAGTGATCGAGAAGACGTCCCGGCGTTCCCACCTGTCcaagaaaagatataaaaagatAATAAGTATTAACAGAAGACTTAATAGATGtatcgtgataaatttaccgAACAGCATGCCAGTATAGTGACTGCACAAGAAACTAAGATAAAAGGCAATTATTGATGGAATATAGCACTCACTAAGCAAGTTGTTATAGATGATGCATCTTAGAAGAGATTACCATACAAACACCTAGGTACGATACCTCAACATTTAATAATATGCCCAAAGGCATCAAGCAAGATTTTGAAACCGTCTACTGAACCTTTGGATGAGCTTAGAATTTCAGCTTTTGAAGTTAAGCTCAATTAACATGCAAATAACAGCAAATGGTTGATATATACTGGAAGGAAGGGAAGAGCCAATCTGAGATGGTTTATGTCCACTAGTTCAGTTAAGTATCCCCAAATATGAAACACAAATCAAGCAGTCTACTGAAACAGATACTTGAGAGATGATGTTTTAATCAGCGGTACTTACAACAACATGAGGCCGCTTTGCGAGGGCAATTGCCTGTTGCACCATGTCAACTCCACCAACAAGCTGCAAAAGGAAGCAGcaacaagaaaatattcttcTCACTCATGTGCAAATGCAAAATTGCAGTCTGGAACTTTCATCAAACAGCTGCCGAACACATCCCccaaagacaaaagaacaaaaagaaaactacTAGCATAATTGCTTGAAGACACGCAAAGTTCAATCACCAACTGAATCTACTTCAATCTACTTCTGACAGTGGAGCTCACAGATGCTGAAatcaagaaatatttcaaatgagggGATAAAACACACTAGATGCAAATTGGTTCACTATTATGTTCTGTTATTCACATTACACTTTTAAAAGGagacttttattttctaaaagaatatAATGTTTTCACAAATACCAAAAGATGCAGATTTGGGCAGCCCACGCACACATTGACAAAACCGATTAATTGCAATAAGTGAAAGTTCACTGATTCATGTGAAAGTTCACCGATATGAATCAGACAAAAAATGCAGAGCAAGTACATGTGAAAGGGCCCGTCTATTCCACTATCAAAAGGTTTGTACCAGCAGCAAGGCAACTTTTCCAAATAAACAGGAATGGGGATCTTAATTACAAACACCACAGTATGCTTGAAATGTTATTACTTAGCCAAAAGCTTACCACAGCACATCTGACTCCGATGCCAGATCCTAAAGCTTCAAATTGTTCAGCAATCTGGATTGCTAGTTCCCTAGAAAATATAATGGCGCATTATCCACTAATTACAGAAAGACACGCCACAGTATCAGCTTGTCGCCAAATAAAGTGAAGTAACTCCAACCTTGTAGGAGAGAGCACACAAGCAAAGAAGGCTTGCGGAGAGTCCAATAGAGCTTGCAGTATAGGAAGAGCAAACGCCCCGGTTTTGCCAGACCCTGTCTGTGCAAGACCGATCATATCTTTTCCTATGGAACAAAAGACAGAGAAGCAAGGCAAATCAATTCGCGTATAGCATCTATATCTCATCAGAGTAACTTAAGTCTAGTTAACACTGATAGCCAGAAAACGCAATAGAGACGCGTCAATAAGGAGCCATTAAACCAGACAAATATTTTACAATGCATCTGCCTTCACTAGTGTAACGACATGTTCAAAGATTTCATGCTCTGAACTAGCTACAATCTACCAAAAATACGCGAACCAACCACCTTTAAGTGCACAATCCACTCGATATCATCATTCAAGTTTTCACGCAGCATAAAGAATCTAAACAAAGTTCggtcctttcaagaaaaattaagcAGAATTCTACATAAGTATCGAGCTCATCGCTTGAGCGGAACAAAGATTGAACTGATTCGATAATCTCGCACTCTCGCTCGCTTTCTAGCCTCGAGGCGACCGACCCATCGACACGACACGACCATCGACACGACACGGCTCGCCCTATCGAAAACGATCCCCAAAATCGAATATTGACGAAGAAGAGGCACCTTCGAGAGCATGAGGCATGGCTTCCACTTGGATCTTCGTCGGGTTCTTCCACCCCAGGGTCTCGCAAGCCTCCAGCAGCTGCTCGCATATGCCCAGCTCCTTGAACGTCTTCacctcttccttctcctccgccATGCTACCGCTCCTTAACGAGGCTTCTCAATTCACTTCTGGCTAGCGATCAATGGCggtccggcggcggcgagacGACGGCCGGAGCTGGCGGCGCGTGGAGCGgagcgggggcgggggcgggggcgggggcgggggcgggggcgggggcggacGGCGCGCGGCGTCTCgaggttttagggtttttgcgTTTGCCGTTTGGCGGTTTACTCTTCAAGCAACGACATGTTTAAGATAGAGATGCTCGGCCGGCGGGTTCGCGCTGACCCGAATTAAAGACCCAGGCCCAATTTATAGGGCCGAATCGGGTTTGATATTGGGCCAGTTCGGGCTTGTCCAAGCCCGCCTAGCATAGTCCTTGTCGTGCTTGACGGGCTCCTTC
This region includes:
- the LOC104441436 gene encoding DEAD-box ATP-dependent RNA helicase 10, with protein sequence MAEEKEEVKTFKELGICEQLLEACETLGWKNPTKIQVEAMPHALEGKDMIGLAQTGSGKTGAFALPILQALLDSPQAFFACVLSPTRELAIQIAEQFEALGSGIGVRCAVLVGGVDMVQQAIALAKRPHVVVGTPGRLLDHLSNTKGFSLRMLKYLVLDEADRLLNEDFEKSIDEILNAIPRERRTYLFSATMTKKVKKLQRACLRNPVKIEAASKYSTVDTLKQQYRFVPAKYKDCYLVYILTVMAESTTMVFTRTCDSTQVLSLILRNLGLRAIPISGQMNQSKRLGALNKFKARECNILICTDVASRGLDIPAVDMVINYDIPSSSKDYIHRVGRTARAGRSGVAISLVNQYELEWYIQIEKLIGKKLPEFPAQEEEVLLLLERVTEAKRISQMKMKESGGRKRRKAGGDEGEEEIEKYLGNKNGKKSKKSKR